The Candidatus Poseidoniia archaeon genome contains the following window.
GTCATCTGGGTTCAGGGATGTACCATCGGCTGCCCGGGCTGTTACAATGCCTTTACCCACCCACACGAGGCAAAGCGCATCATAGCACCTGAATCACTGGCCGAATGGATTAATTCAATTGATGATATTGAAGGAATCACGTTCAGCGGTGGTGAGCCTTTCGAACAGGCCGGGGCGATTGTTCGCGTCATCGAGCTAGTCAACAAAGGGCGCGAACAACCCCTCTCAGTATTCATTTTCACTGGATACGAACTTGCTGCCCTGAAGCGGTCGAATTTGCTGGCGGTCAGCCACCTGCTGAGGTTGACCGACATGCTCTCTGCCGGTCCATTCATGCTCGAAGAGAGGGACACTAACCTTCTCTGGCGGG
Protein-coding sequences here:
- a CDS encoding 4Fe-4S single cluster domain-containing protein, which encodes VIWVQGCTIGCPGCYNAFTHPHEAKRIIAPESLAEWINSIDDIEGITFSGGEPFEQAGAIVRVIELVNKGREQPLSVFIFTGYELAALKRSNLLAVSHLLRLTDMLSAGPFMLEERDTNLLWRGSSNQRLAYLSDRYNLRQETDWIRDSPVEEIVLSERSTKRTGFAGPSGLLLRALYETVAVGPYSSHK